The nucleotide window TGTCTGGCGGACCCGGCCGGTCTGGCCAACGCCCTGGTGGTCTGGGGACCGGACGGACGTATTTTGGACCGCTACCGCAAAACCCATTTGTTCCGCGCGACAGAAAGCGACGAATCACGGATCTTTCTCCCTGGCGACAGATTGGTCGATTTCGACCTGGACGGAATCAGGTTTGGCTTGAGCATCTGCTATGACCTGCGCTTTCCGGAACTGTTCCGGGCACTGACCCTTCGGAGCTGCCACGCCCTGCTCATGGCCGCGGCCTGGCCCACACGGCGGATTGCCCATTGGCGCACTCTGGCCGAGGCCCGCGCCGTGGAGAACCAATGCTATTTCTTTGGCGCCAACCGGGTTGGAAATGCGGGCGCCTTTCCCTTTGGCGGCCACAGCCTGTGCGTCGATCCCTGGGGGCAAAAAGTGATGGCCGATGACCGGTCCGAATCCCTGATCACGATGGACCTGAAACCGGACCTCCTCCAGGCGGTCCGGGCCGCCATTCCCGCCCTGGACCACAGACGTCCGGACTTGTACCATGTGTCATGAGGATTCTGGATTTTATCCAGGCTTTGACTGAATATGAAAAGAATACTATAGGCTTGCCCACGGCTATACACACGTCGCGCAATGGACGCGATGTTTTCGTTCATCGCGGGCGGCCTGCCCGCCCCCAAGGAGAACTGATATGATCATCAAGGATTGGATGACCACGGACGTCATCACCATCGACCCGGAAGCCTCCATGATGCGCGCGGCCAAGCTGATGAAAGAAAAAGGTATTCGCCGCCTCCCCGTCATTGACGCCAAGGGAAACGTGGTCGGAATTATTTCGGACCGGGATATCAAGGAAGCCTCTCCGTCCAAGGCCACGACCCTGGACGTCCACGAGCTCTACTATCTGCTGTCC belongs to Deltaproteobacteria bacterium and includes:
- a CDS encoding carbon-nitrogen family hydrolase, with product MKIGVAQLAGIPGNITGNLDTVRRLARQGADHGCRLVLFPEMADLGYDFDAMATHGPRSWTLVEPFLADTARECGLALACGVCLADPAGLANALVVWGPDGRILDRYRKTHLFRATESDESRIFLPGDRLVDFDLDGIRFGLSICYDLRFPELFRALTLRSCHALLMAAAWPTRRIAHWRTLAEARAVENQCYFFGANRVGNAGAFPFGGHSLCVDPWGQKVMADDRSESLITMDLKPDLLQAVRAAIPALDHRRPDLYHVS